In Aspergillus luchuensis IFO 4308 DNA, chromosome 1, nearly complete sequence, the following are encoded in one genomic region:
- the yme2 gene encoding putative RNA12 protein (BUSCO:EOG092613R2;~COG:A;~EggNog:ENOG410PFI4;~InterPro:IPR000504,IPR039627,IPR018850,IPR035979, IPR012677,IPR034260;~PFAM:PF10443,PF00076;~TransMembrane:1 (o295-315i);~go_component: GO:0031305 - integral component of mitochondrial inner membrane [Evidence IEA];~go_function: GO:0003676 - nucleic acid binding [Evidence IEA];~go_process: GO:0000002 - mitochondrial genome maintenance [Evidence IEA]), which translates to MMRIPYRAVVPRATLPHARFSRPSAILSLTKAFIVNRRTSSHASFIETGHIDVKDDEGLVFVNNIFPSKLQWLLQGPLSGTKTYEEALKRINRPHLAASDPLHIIRRVFPQSLNVDIREVIPRFREGGAFVKYVRKDGVRDTDIVTAVQDHLEHNPIRPWFNPFQQVKVAHVHGRPWIEDLYRIPSQRLRVEFLPGSVDGAATELTTETLYSFFRRYGKLRDIERQPTDSKIAPRYAFVSFTRQKYAVMAKNCMHGFTIPEQEGGGKSGTRIKIKYERKIKLSVIKDWILNHPRIVIPAIAALIAAITVTIFDPIRTFFIEMKIKATLQTEENSVLQWIRNQVNKANIIYFGRQRTDPRRLTAIWEDRQGDIKQLQSWLMENAETFIVIHGPRGTGKRELVLDRALENYKYKVVIDCKQIQDAKGDTAKIARAASQVGYRPVFSWMNSMSSFIDLAAQGMIGTKAGFSETLDAQLSKIWQNTATALKRVALSNRKNDDKEAHLSDEEYLEAHPEKRPVVVIDNFLHNASESSVVYDKITEWAAGLTTGNIAHVVFLTTDVSFSKPLSKALPNSVFRTITLGDCSLDVGRKFVLSHLEHGEKDGANLGQSMEEVGDLGTLDSCIEVLGGRVTDLEFMARRIETGETPRAAVNRIIEQSASEILKMFVFDPDIESKQWSHEQAWHLIKTLAHSQDGTLPYNQVLLSDLFKENGEATLRALEQAELIAISSVNGCPDAVKPGKPVYRAVFKRLTENKTLSSRLDLDIVKQLLSSENKSIGKYEQELQVLGSLPKQPRELSARIQWLLQKVASSQNKISQYEHESAILQKVLRREH; encoded by the exons ATGATGCGAATCCCCTATCGAGCGGTGGTGCCACGCGCAACTTTACCCCATGCACGCTTCAGTAGACCTTCTGCGATTCTTTCCTTGACAAAGGCGTTCATCGTCAATCGGCGTACTTCCTCACATGCCTCTTTCATCGAGACTGGGCACATTGATGTGAAAGACGACGAGGGTCTTGTATTTGTGAATA ATATCTTTCCGTCGAAGCTACAATGGTTGCTACAAGGCCCGCTGAGCGGGACTAAAACCTACGAAGAGGCGTTGAAACGAATCAACAGACCCCATCTGGCGGCGTCGGATCCATTGCATATAATCCGCCGTGTCTTCCCCCAGAGCCTGAACGTCGACATCCGGGAAGTCATTCCGCGCTTCAGAGAAGGCGGTGCTTTCGTGAAATATGTTCGCAAGGATGGTGTCCGAGACACTGACATTGTAACCGCCGTGCAAGACCATCTGGAGCACAATCCTATCCGGCCCTGGTTCAACCCGTTTCAGCAGGTCAAGGTTGCCCACGTACATGGCAGACCGTGGATCGAGGATCTATATCGCATCCCAAGCCAGCGGCTGCGCGTGGAATTCCTGCCAGGCTCTGTTGATGGAGCCGCAACGGAACTGACCACGGAAACGTtgtattctttcttcagaaGATATGGAAAATTAAGGGACATTGAGAGACAGCCGACCGATTCGAAAATCGCTCCGAGATATGCCTTTGTGTCGTTCACGCGGCAAAAGTACGCAGTCATGGCCAAGAACTGCATGCACGGGTTCACCATCCCGGAGCAAGAAGGTGGCGGCAAGTCCGGAACGAGGATTAAGATCAAGTACGAGCGGAAGATCAAGTTATCAGTCATCAAGGACTGGATCCTGAACCATCCGAGGATCGTGATCCCTGCCATTGCCGCACTCATTGCGGCCATCACTGTGACCATCTTCGACCCTATCCGCACATTTTTCATCGAAATGAAGATCAAGGCCACTCTGCAAACTGAGGAGAACAGTGTCCTTCAATGGATCCGGAATCAGGTCAACAAGGCCAACATCATCTACTTCGGGCGCCAGAGAACAGACCCTCGTCGTCTCACTGCGATATGGGAGGATCGCCAGGGAGACATTAAGCAGTTGCAGTCCTGGCTGATGGAGAATGCCGAGAcgttcatcgtcatccacGGCCCTCGGGGCACGGGAAAGCGAGAGCTTGTGTTGGACAGAGCACTCGAAAACTACAAGTACAAGGTCGTCATCGATTGTAAACAGATCCAAGACGCCAAAGGCGATACTGCAAAGATAGCCCGTGCTGCTAGCCAGGTCGGTTATCGGCCTGTGTTCTCATGGATGAACAGCATGAGCAGCTTTATCGACCTAGCTGCGCAGGGCATGATCGGCACCAAGGCTGGCTTCTCTGAGACATTGGATGCGCAGCTGAGCAAGATCTGGCAGAATACTGCCACTGCCCTAAAGAGGGTTGCCCTGTCTAACAGGAAAAATGATGACAAGGAGGCACACCTCTCAGACGAAGAGTACCTAGAAGCTCACCCCGAGAAGCGTCCCGTCGTAGTCATCGACAACTTTCTGCATAATGCCTCTGAGAGCAGTGTGGTGTACGACAAGATCACCGAGTGGGCCGCAGGCCTCACAACCGGAAACATTGCTCATGTAGTATTCTTGACTACTGACGTTTCCTTCTCCAAACCTCTGAGCAAGGCATTGCCAAACTCAGTGTTCCGGACCATTACCCTAGGTGATTGCTCGCTCGACGTGGGCAGAAAATTTGTCCTCAGCCACCTTGAGcatggggagaaggatggagCCAACTTAGGCCAGAGCATGGAAGAAGTAGGAGACTTGGGTACCCTGGATAGCTGCATAGAAGTGCTGGGAGGCCGAGTGACCGACCTTGAATTTATGGCACGGCGCATCGAGACTGGAGAAACGCCCAGAG cGGCAGTTAATCGCATCATCGAACAATCGGCATCCGAGATCTTGAAGATGTTCGTCTTTGACCCGGACATTGAATCCAAACAGTGGAGCCACGAACAGGCCTGGCATTTGATTAAGACGCTAGCCCACTCTCAGGATGGCACTTTACCGTACAATCAAGTTCTCCTCTCCGATTTGTTCAAAGAGAACGGCGAGGCCACCCTCAGAGCTCTTGAACAAGCCGAGCTTATCGCAATCAGTTCCGTCAACGGATGCCCTGACGCAGTGAAGCCTGGCAAGCCTGTCTATCGGGCGGTATTTAAGCGGTTAACGGAGAACAAGACGCTGAGTAGCCGGCTGGACCTGGACATCGTCAAGCAGCTGCTGAGTAGTGAAAACAAGAGCATTGGGAAATATGAGCAGGAGCTACAGGTATTGGGTTCTCTCCCCAAGCAGCCCCGAGAGCTCAGCGCACGGATTCAGTGGCTCCTGCAGAAGGTGGCAAGTTCGCAGAACAAGATCAGCCAGTATGAACACGAGAGTGCCATCTTACAGAAGGTGTTGCGCCGAGAGCATTGA
- the GLT1 gene encoding glutamate synthase (NADH) (BUSCO:EOG092600T9;~COG:E;~EggNog:ENOG410PGFW;~InterPro:IPR028261,IPR023753,IPR029055,IPR017932, IPR002932,IPR009051,IPR006982,IPR002489,IPR013785, IPR036188,IPR036485,IPR012220,IPR006005;~MEROPS:MER1054487;~PFAM:PF07992,PF01645,PF13450,PF04898,PF00310, PF01493,PF14691;~go_function: GO:0003824 - catalytic activity [Evidence IEA];~go_function: GO:0005506 - iron ion binding [Evidence IEA];~go_function: GO:0010181 - FMN binding [Evidence IEA];~go_function: GO:0015930 - glutamate synthase activity [Evidence IEA];~go_function: GO:0016040 - glutamate synthase (NADH) activity [Evidence IEA];~go_function: GO:0016491 - oxidoreductase activity [Evidence IEA];~go_function: GO:0016638 - oxidoreductase activity, acting on the CH-NH2 group of donors [Evidence IEA];~go_function: GO:0016639 - oxidoreductase activity, acting on the CH-NH2 group of donors, NAD or NADP as acceptor [Evidence IEA];~go_function: GO:0050660 - flavin adenine dinucleotide binding [Evidence IEA];~go_function: GO:0051536 - iron-sulfur cluster binding [Evidence IEA];~go_process: GO:0006537 - glutamate biosynthetic process [Evidence IEA];~go_process: GO:0006807 - nitrogen compound metabolic process [Evidence IEA];~go_process: GO:0055114 - oxidation-reduction process [Evidence IEA]), which yields MGLNLEELYGKPIVDEETPNEYSEYQPKKGYGWANTLPERQGLYDPEYEKDACGVGFAAHIKGKPSHKIVSDARNLLCNMTHRGAVGSDARDGDGAGVMTSIPHKFFIKNFAREVGVDLPPLGQYAVGNLFFKPEEESVKESVQSFEETATSLGLRVLGWREVPRDSTILGPAALSREPTILQPFVVLKSAYGEGNKPELTDPELFDMKTFERQLYVLRKRATHVIGLANWFYLCSLSNRNIVYKGQLAPVQVYQYYHDLVNVDYEGHFALVHSRFSTNTFPSWDRAQPLRWAAHNGEINTLRGNKNWMRAREGVLKSDIFGEELDSLYPIVEDGGSDSAAFDNVLELLMINGVLSLPEAVMLMIPEAWQDNPAMDPAKAAFYEWAACQMEPWDGPALFTFSDGRYCGANLDRNGLRPCRFYVTDDDRIVCASEVGAVDIDPERVVQKGRLQPGKMLLVDTVAGRIIDDSELKYTVSHRHDFASWLDKELLKLPAIKESLDEQRVDLTHALDETTIQNDPRLKAFGYSFEQVSLLLGPMAADSKEALGSMGNDAPLACIAKQPRLIYEYFRQLFAQVTNPPIDPIREAVVMSLECYVGPQGNLLEMEQSQCHRLLLPSPILSIPEFNALKNISQAHKDWTVRTIDITFEKEKGVPGYLEALDAICDATTEAIQNGDKILVLSDRATGADRVPVSALLATGLVHHHLVRNKWRSLAAIVVETAEAREVHHMCVLVGYGADAINPYLAMECILKMNREKLIRKQLPDEKVIENYKASCDGGILKVMSKMGISTLQSYKGAQIFEALGIDDSVIDRCFAGTASRIRGLTFELIAQDAFAFHERGYPSREIVDIPGLPESGEYHWRDGGEEHINDPVSIANMQDAVRTKNDKSYEAYAKAEHEQIKNCTLRGMLDFDFEQRTPIPIDQVEPWTEIVRRFVTGAMSYGSISMESHSTLAIAMNRLGGKSNTGEGGEDPERSKLLENGDTMRSAIKQIASGRFGVTSHYLADADELQIKMAQGAKPGEGGELPGHKVVGPIAHTRYSTPGVGLISPPPHHDIYSIEDLKQLIYDLKCSNPRARVSVKLVSEVGVGIVASGVAKAKADHILISGHDGGTGASRWTGIKYAGLPWELGLAETHQTLVLNDLRGRVVVQTDGQLRTGRDLAVACLLGAEEFGFATTPLIAMGCIMMRKCHLNTCPVGIATQDPALRAKFQGTPEHVINFFYYVANEMRAIMAKLGVRTVNEMVGRAELLRVRDDIRNAKQEKIDLSLILTPAHSLRPGVATYNVRKQDHRLHTRLDNKLIAESELALEKGLPCRIECDIVNTDRGLGATLSYQVSRRYGGEGLPQDTIHANIKGSAGQSFGAYLAPGITLELEGDANDYVGKGLSGGRLIIYPPRGAAFKAEENVIVGNTCLYGATRGTCFFRGMAAERFAVRNSGATAVVEGVGDHGCEYMTGGRVLVLGSTGRNFAAGMSGGIAYILDMKQDFHSKVNMEMVEVSGLEDPAEIAFVRGLIEDHHHYTGSELAARILLDFTRALPHFVKVLPTDYKRILQEEAAKAEAAKKAEFSLPQLPSTPVPAEKPKAQSDDAKKVEMLDIEDSISDSKTEKKRSALILDKTRGFMKYNRRSEKYRNPATRTRDWAELSNRLSEDELKYQSARCMDCGVPFCQSDTGCPISNIIPKWNELVFQNQWQDALNRLLMTNNFPEFTGRVCPAPCEGACVLGINEDPVGIKSIECAIIDRGFEMGWMVPRPPKTRTGRNVAIIGSGPAGLAAADQLNRAGHTVTVYERADRIGGLLMYGIPNMKLDKKVVQRRVDLMAAEGVKFAAGTPVGPEHEITLDSLRQTNDAVIIATGATVARDLKVPGRELDGVHFAMQFLHRNTKSLLDSNLADGAYISAKDKHVVVIGGGDTGNDCIGTSVRHGAKSVTNFELLPQPPPERARDNPWPQWPRIYRVDYGHSEVKTHMGKDPREYCVMSKEFVDDGSGRVKGINTVRVEWTKSASGGWDMKTVEGSEQFFPADLVLLSMGFLGPEDRVLGEEIERDARKNVKTPPGHYSTSVPGVYAAGDCRRGQSLIVWGINEGRQCAREVDTFLMGISSQLPVTGGIVRRPAIDAVPQAAQQTVSA from the exons ATGGGTCTGAACTTGGAGGAACTCTATGGCAAACCTATAGTGGACGAGGAGACTCCGAATGAGTATTCGGAGTACCAGCCGAAGAAGGGATATGGCTGGGCAAACACCTTGCCCGAGAGGCAAGGTCTTTATGACCCCGAATACGAGAAGGATGCTTGTGGTGTAGGCTTTGCAGC TCACATCAAGGGCAAGCCTAGCCACAAGATTGTCAGTGATG CTCGCAATTTGCTTTGCAACATGACCCATCGCGGTGCCGTTGGCTCGGATGCAcgcgatggtgatggtgctggtgtGATGACCAGTATTCCCCATAAATTCTTTATCAAGAACTTTGCCCGTGAGGTCGGAGTtgatctccctcccctcggTCAGTATGCTGTCGGCAACCTGTTCTTCAAGCCTGAGGAGGAGTCCGTAAAGGAGTCTGTACAGAGCTTCGAGGAAACTGCCACATCCTTGGGACTACGGGTGTTGGGCTGGCGTGAGGTCCCCCGCGACTCTACCATTCTGGGCCCCGCCGCTCTCTCCCGGGAGCCTACCATCCTGCAGCCGTTCGTCGTTCTGAAGTCCGCTTATGGCGAAGGAAACAAGCCAGAGCTTACCGACCCAGAGCTGTTTGACATGAAGACATTCGAACGTCAATTGTATGTCCTGCGAAAGCGGGCTACTCACGTCATCGGTCTCGCCAACTGGTTCTATCTGTGCTCCCTGAGCAACAGAAACATTGTCTACAAGGGTCAACTGGCCCCCGTTCAGGTATACCAGTACTACCATGATCTGGTAAACGTTGACTACGAAGGTCACTTTGCTCTCGTCCACTCCCGTTTCTCTACCAACACATTCCCTTCTTGGGATCGTGCACAGCCCTTGCGCTGGGCCGCCCACAACGGTGAAATTAACACCCTTCGTGGCAACAAGAACTGGATGCGCGCCAGAGAAGGTGTGCTGAAGTCGGACATTTTTGGTGAGGAGCTGGATTCCCTGTACCCCATTGTTGAGGACGGTGGTTCCGACTCGGCAGCGTTCGATAACGTTCTTGAATTGTTGATGATCAACGGTGTGCTTTCATTGCCTGAGGCGGTTATGCTTATGATCCCGGAAGCCTGGCAAGATAACCCGGCTATGGACCCGGCCAAGGCTGCTTTCTACGAATGGGCGGCTTGCCAGATGGAGCCGTGGGACGGCCCGGCTCTCTTTACCTTCTCCGACGGTCGCTACTGCGGTGCAAACCTCGACCGTAACGGTTTGCGTCCTTGCAGATTCTACGTGACCGATGATGACCGCATCGTTTGTGCCTCGGAAGTTGGTGCTGTAGACATTGACCCCGAGCGCGTGGTCCAGAAAGGTCGTCTGCAGCCTGGAAAGATGCTCCTGGTCGACACCGTGGCTGGACGCATCATCGATGACTCTGAGCTCAAATACACTGTATCTCACAGACATGACTTTGCTTCGTGGCTGGATAAGGAGCTCCTCAAATTGCCTGCCATCAAAGAGAGCCTGGACGAACAACGCGTGGACTTGACACATGCCTTGGACGAAACGACCATTCAGAACGACCCTCGTCTGAAGGCCTTTGGCTACTCATTCGAGCAAGTCAGTCTACTCCTTGGTCCCATGGCTGCAGACTCCAAGGAAGCTCTAGGATCCATGGGTAACGACGCCCCCTTGGCTTGTATCGCTAAGCAGCCTCGTCTTATCTACGAATACTTCCGCCAACTCTTCGCTCAAGTTACCAACCCTCCTATTGATCCTATCCGGGAGGCTGTTGTTATGTCCTTGGAGTGCTACGTTGGTCCTCAAGGAAATCTTCTGGAGATGGAACAGTCGCAGTGCCACCGTTTGTTGCTTCCTTCCCCCATCCTCAGTATCCCCGAGTTCAACGCTCTGAAGAACATTTCCCAGGCCCACAAGGACTGGACTGTGAGGACCATTGATATCACCTTcgaaaaggagaagggcgTTCCAGGATACCTGGAGGCCCTCGATGCCATCTGCGATGCCACCACTGAGGCTATTCAGAATGGTGACAAGATTCTCGTCCTCTCAGACCGTGCCACTGGTGCGGACAGAGTTCCGGTATCTGCTCTTCTAGCAACTGGTCTTGTTCATCACCATCTGGTCCGCAACAAGTGGAGATCTCTTGCTGCCATCGTTGTGGAAACTGCCGAGGCTCGTGAAGTGCACCACATGTGTGTCCTCGTTGGTTACGGAGCTGACGCCATCAACCCCTACCTTGCTATGGAATGTATCTTGAAGATGAACCGGGAGAAGCTGATCCGCAAGCAGCTCCCCGATGAGAAGGTCATCGAGAACTACAAGGCTTCTTGTGATGGTGGTATCCTCAAGGTTATGAGTAAGATGGGTATCTCTACCCTGCAGTCATACAAGGGTGCTCAGATCTTCGAAGCCCTCGGTATCGATGACAGTGTTATTGACCGTTGCTTTGCTGGAACTGCAAGCCGCATCCGTGGTCTGACCTTTGAATTGATTGCCCAAGACGCGTTTGCTTTCCACGAGCGTGGATACCCCTCTCGCGAGATTGTCGATATCCCCGGTCTCCCAGAGTCGGGTGAATACCACTGGCGTGACGGTGGCGAGGAGCACATCAACGACCCTGTCAGTATCGCAAACATGCAGGACGCTGTGCGCACGAAGAACGACAAGTCCTATGAGGCATATGCCAAGGCTGAGCACGAGCAGATCAAGAACTGTACCCTCCGTGGTATGCTTGATTTCGATTTCGAGCAGCGCACACCGATCCCTATTGATCAGGTCGAGCCCTGGACCGAGATTGTTCGTCGATTCGTTACGGGCGCCATGTCGTATGGTTCTATCTCCATGGAGTCTCACTCCACCCTTGCCATTGCAATGAATCGCCTAGGTGGAAAGTCGAACactggtgaaggtggtgaagatccCGAGCGAAGCAAGCTGTTGGAGAATGGCGATACGATGCGGTCCGCCATCAAGCAGATTGCCTCTGGTCGATTTGGTGTGACATCTCACTACCttgccgatgccgatgaactGCAAATCAAGATGGCACAGGGTGCTAAGcctggagaaggtggtgagCTCCCTGGTCACAAGGTTGTCGGCCCCATTGCGCACACCCGTTACTCTACTCCCGGTGTCGGTCTTATTTCGCCGCCACCCCACCACGATATTTACTCTATCGAGGACCTGAAGCAACTCATCTACGACCTCAAGTGCTCCAACCCTCGCGCACGTGTCTCTGTCAAGCTTGTGTCGGAAGTCGGTGTTGGTATCGTTGCATCCGGTGTCGCAAAGGCCAAGGCTGATCACATCCTGATCTCCGGTCACGATGGTGGTACTGGTGCCTCTCGTTGGACCGGTATCAAGTATGCCGGTCTTCCTTGGGAGTTGGGTCTGGCCGAAACTCACCAGACCTTGGTTCTCAATGACCTGCGTGGACGTGTTGTTGTGCAAACTGATGGTCAACTTCGTACTGGTCGCGATCTTGCGGTCGCTTGCTTGCTCGGAGCCGAAGAGTTCGGGTTCGCTACGACGCCTCTGATCGCCATGGGCTGTATTATGATGCGCAAG TGTCATCTCAACACTTGCCCTGTCGGTATCGCAACTCAGGACCCGGCACTTCGGGCCAAGTTCCAGGGTACGCCCGAACACGTGATCAACTTCTTCTACTATGTTGCCAACGAGATGCGTGCTATCATGGCCAAGTTGGGCGTCCGCACCGTGAATGAGATGGTTGGACGTGCCGAGCTTCTCAGGGTCCGTGACGATATCCGGAATgccaagcaggagaagattgaCTTGTCGCTCATTCTTACTCCTGCCCACTCCCTGCGCCCCGGCGTCGCTACCTACAACGTCCGCAAGCAGGACCACCGTCTGCACACTCGCCTCGATAACAAGCTGATCGCCGAGTCTGAGCTTGCCTTGGAGAAAGGCCTCCCTTGCAGAATTGAGTGCGACATTGTCAACACTGATCGTGGCTTGGGTGCTACCTTGTCTTACCAGGTCAGTCGCCGTTATGGTGGCGAAGGCCTTCCCCAGGATACCATCCACGCCAACATCAAGGGCTCCGCTGGTCAGTCATTCGGTGCTTATCTTGCTCCTGGTATCACTCTCGAGCTGGAAGGCGATGCCAATGACTACGTTGGTAAGGGTCTCTCGGGAGGTCGCCTTATCATCTACCCCCCTCGTGGTGCTGCATTCAAGGCTGAAGAAAACGTCATTGTTGGTAACACTTGCCTTTACGGTGCCACTCGCGGTACTTGCTTCTTCCGCGGTATGGCTGCTGAGCGTTTCGCTGTCCGTAACTCCGGTGCTACCGCAGTCGTTGAGGGCGTTGGTGACCACGGTTGTGAGTACATGACTGGTGGTCGcgtccttgttcttggctCGACTGGTCGTAACTTTGCTGCTGGTATGTCTGGCGGTATCGCCTACATCCTGGATATGAAGCAGGACTTCCACTCCAAGGTCAACATGGAGATGGTTGAGGTGTCCGGCTTGGAAGATCCCGCCGAGATCGCCTTCGTTCGTGGCTTGATCGAGGATCACCATCACTACACCGGATCGGAGCTCGCCGCCCGTATCTTGCTGGACTTTACTCGTGCCCTTCCTCACTTCGTCAAGGTGCTGCCTACGGATTACAAGCGGATCCTACAGGAGGAAGCTGCCAAGGCTGAAGCCGCCAAGAAGGCAGAGTTCTCTTTGCCTCAGCTTCCTAGCACTCCAGTTCCTGCGGAGAAGCCCAAAGCTCAGTCCGACGATGCCAAGAAGGTTGAGATGCTAGATATCGAAGATAGCATCAGCGACTCTAAGACTGAGAAAAAGCGGTCTGCGCTCATTTTGGACAAGACCAGGGGCTTTATGAAATACAACCGGCGCAGCGAGAAGTACCGCAACCCGGCAACTCGGACGCGTGACTGGGCTGAGCTTTCTAATCGCCTGAGCGAGGATGAACTCAAGTACCAGTCCGCGCGCTGCATGGACTGTGGTGTACCTTTCTGCCAGTCTGACACTGGTTGCCCGATTTCCAACATCATTCCCAAGTGGAATGAGTTGGTGTTCCAGAACCAGTGGCAGGATGCTCTCAACCGGCTACTCATGACGAACAACTTCCCCGAATTCACTGGTCGCGTTTGCCCTGCTCCTTGCGAAGGTGCTTGTGTCCTTGGCATCAACGAAGACCCCGTGGGTATCAAGTCTATCGAATGTGCCATTATTGACCGTGGTTTCGAGATGGGCTGGATGgttcctcgccctcccaAGACTCGCACGGGCAGGAATGTTGCGATCATCGGCTCTGGCCCTGCAGGTCTCGCTGCTGCCGATCAACTTAATCGGGCTGGCCACACGGTCACTGTTTACGAGCGTGCTGACCGTATCGGTGGTCTTCTGATGTATGGAATTCCCAACATGAAGCTGGACAAGAAGGTCGTGCAGCGTCGCGTTGACCTGATGGCTGCTGAGGGTGTCAAGTTTGCTGCCGGTACCCCCGTCGGCCCAGAGCATGAGATCACGCTAGACTCTCTGCGCCAGACTAACGACGCTGTTATCATTGCTACTGGTGCCACGGTGGCCCGTGACCTGAAGGTCCCTGGTCGTGAGCTTGACGGCGTTCACTTCGCCATGCAATTCCTGCACCGTAACACCAAGTCTTTGCTGGACTCCAACCTTGCCGACGGGGCGTACATCTCCGCCAAGGACAAGCACGTCGTGGttattggtggtggtgatactGGAAACGACTGCATCGGTACATCTGTGCGTCACGGTGCCAAGTCTGTCACCAACTTCGAGTTGCTGCCTCAGCCTCCGCCGGAGCGTGCCCGCGACAACCCGTGGCCTCAGTGGCCCCGTATCTACCGTGTCGACTACGGTCACTCCGAGGTCAAGACGCACATGGGCAAGGACCCTCGTGAATACTGCGTCATGTCTAAGGAGTTCGTTGACGACGGTAGTGGCCGTGTCAAGGGTATCAACACGGTTCGTGTTGAGTGGACCAAGAGCGCTTCTGGTGGCTGGGACATGAAGACCGTTGAAGGCAGTGAGCAATTCTTCCCCGCGgaccttgttcttctttccatGGGCTTCCTTGGGCCCGAGGACCGGGTCCTGGGCGAGGAAATTGAGCGTGATGCCCGCAAGAACGTCAAGACCCCACCAGGACATTACTCCACCAGCGTTCCGGGTGTTTACGCTGCTGGTGACTGCCGTCGTGGCCAGTCTCTCATCGTGTGGGGTATCAACGAAGGTCGTCAATGCGCCCGTGAAGTAGACACTTTCTTGATGGGCATCAGCTCCCAACTCCCTGTCACTGGTGGTATTGTGCGCCGGCCCGCTATCGATGCCGTTCCTCAGGCTGCTCAGCAGACAGTATCTGCTTAA
- a CDS encoding EMI1 family protein (BUSCO:EOG092656IY;~COG:S;~EggNog:ENOG410PR9N;~InterPro:IPR021475;~PFAM:PF11326), producing MGWWWSSAPKEGQSSTPAASSSPASQPPPETTSAPSQPPQPRTLTREEQADAEWKTLIASLESDISGQKQQQQQTPSAGNTTSSDSASSPSNSADPQAPPSSIAPESLYDDTMSCRSAFDYAFFCQSFGGQFVNVYRYGELRSCSEHWDNFWMCMKTRTLPDQQRRKAIRDHNRKKAIKYKTGPSSEDVWDVRTEPVQNAFSGDFAALEREMQAEEEEAARQKAATA from the coding sequence atgggttggtggtggagctCCGCCCCTAAAGAGGGCCAGTCTTCCACGCCTGCTGCCTCCAGTTCTCCTGCTTCACAACCCCCTCCAGAGACCACCTCCGCACCTTCACAACCACCGCAACCCCGGACTCTCACCCGCGAGGAGCAGGCCGACGCAGAATGGAAGACGCTGATCGCCAGCCTGGAAAGCGATATCAGTGGtcaaaagcagcagcagcagcagacaccATCTGCTGGTAATACCACATCATCCGATtccgcatcatccccatccaacTCCGCCGATCCTCAAGCACCTCCTTCGTCCATTGCCCCCGAATCCCTATACGATGATACCATGTCCTGTCGCTCCGCATTCGACTATGCCTTTTTCTGCCAGTCCTTCGGAGGCCAGTTTGTCAACGTCTACCGCTATGGTGAGCTGCGGTCCTGCAGCGAACACTGGGACAACTTCTGGATGTGCATGAAGACCCGCACGTTACCGGATCAGCAGCGCCGGAAGGCAATCCGCGATCACAACCGGAAGAAAGCCATCAAGTACAAGACAGGGCCCAGCAGCGAAGACGTGTGGGACGTGCGGACAGAGCCGGTGCAGAATGCATTCTCCGGGGATTTCGCGGCCCTGGAACGGGAAATGcaggcagaggaagaagaagcagcgcgGCAGAAAGCTGCTACGGCCTAA